From Flavobacterium sp. 102, a single genomic window includes:
- a CDS encoding heavy-metal-associated domain-containing protein gives MEQQFEVENIKCGGCMNSIKTALLKIDGAENVIIDKDTDIIFLFGNVDRAIIIDKLNDLGYPEKGNNTLVRKAKSYVNCAIGRMTENN, from the coding sequence ATGGAACAGCAATTTGAAGTTGAGAATATCAAATGTGGTGGTTGTATGAATAGTATCAAAACGGCTTTACTTAAAATTGATGGTGCAGAAAATGTAATCATTGATAAAGACACTGATATTATTTTTCTTTTCGGAAATGTAGACAGAGCTATAATTATTGATAAACTCAATGATTTAGGTTATCCCGAAAAAGGAAATAATACCTTGGTTAGAAAAGCAAAATCTTATGTAAATTGTGCCATTGGCAGAATGACAGAAAACAATTAA
- the trxA gene encoding thioredoxin, which yields MNNSFDQIINSEKPVLIDFFATWCGPCQVLGPILKEVKDSLGERVSIIKVDVDKNQELAAMQQVRGVPTMILFQNGKQLWRQSGVLSKEEIIKNILDNLSN from the coding sequence ATGAATAATAGTTTTGACCAAATTATCAATTCAGAGAAACCTGTCTTGATTGATTTTTTTGCCACTTGGTGCGGTCCATGCCAAGTGCTTGGCCCAATTTTAAAAGAAGTTAAAGACAGCCTTGGTGAACGAGTTTCCATTATTAAAGTAGATGTTGATAAAAACCAAGAATTGGCTGCCATGCAACAAGTTCGTGGTGTACCAACCATGATATTGTTTCAAAACGGAAAGCAACTTTGGCGACAGTCCGGTGTATTGTCCAAAGAAGAAATTATTAAAAATATTTTAGATAACTTAAGTAACTAA
- a CDS encoding rhodanese-like domain-containing protein — translation MKLEQIYTGCLAHAAYYLESNGEAAIFDPLREVQPYIDRAAKDKAKIKYVFETHFHADFVSGHLDLAQKEKAIIVYGPTAKPEFEALVANDNQVFEVGNCKVKAIHTPGHTMESTTYLIIDKNGKEHGIITGDTLFIGDVGRPDLAQHVVADLTQDKLARLLFHSLRDKIMPLSDDLIVYPNHGAGSACGKMMSKETTDTLGNQKRTNYALNPKLTEDEFVILLLTGLTAPPAYFPKNVLMNIQGYESLEKVMHRGQKPYDAKTFEIVANETQALILDTRKASEFAKGFIPNSINIGLDSNFAMWVGELIPDLQQEILLVAENHEKVEEAIIRLSRVGYDHTIGYLEGGFEAWTKAGKETDTVNRISADDLEILEEIHLTPVFDVRKKSEYESEHLVGAINIPLNEINLHLAEFPKDKHFVVHCLGGYRSMIAASILKQRGFENFVDVIGGFNEIKLTNLPITNYVCPTTLL, via the coding sequence ATGAAACTAGAACAAATTTATACCGGATGTTTAGCACATGCTGCTTATTATTTGGAATCCAATGGCGAAGCTGCCATTTTTGACCCATTGCGTGAAGTGCAACCTTATATAGACCGCGCGGCTAAAGACAAAGCCAAAATAAAATACGTTTTCGAAACCCATTTCCACGCCGATTTTGTGTCGGGACATTTGGATTTGGCTCAAAAAGAAAAGGCAATTATTGTTTACGGACCGACCGCCAAACCCGAGTTCGAAGCTTTGGTAGCCAATGATAATCAGGTTTTTGAAGTTGGAAATTGCAAAGTCAAAGCCATTCATACGCCCGGGCATACGATGGAAAGTACCACTTATTTAATTATTGATAAAAACGGAAAAGAACATGGTATCATCACCGGAGACACTTTATTTATTGGTGATGTAGGCAGACCTGATTTGGCCCAACATGTAGTAGCCGATTTAACGCAAGACAAACTAGCGAGACTTTTGTTTCACTCGCTTCGCGATAAAATAATGCCTTTATCGGATGATTTAATCGTTTACCCAAACCATGGCGCCGGAAGTGCTTGTGGTAAAATGATGAGCAAGGAAACCACCGATACATTAGGTAACCAAAAAAGAACCAATTACGCCTTAAATCCAAAATTGACCGAAGACGAATTCGTAATCTTATTGTTAACCGGATTAACAGCACCACCAGCCTATTTTCCAAAAAATGTTTTGATGAATATTCAAGGGTATGAAAGTTTGGAAAAAGTAATGCATCGCGGTCAAAAGCCTTATGATGCCAAAACTTTTGAAATCGTTGCCAATGAAACGCAGGCCTTAATTTTAGATACGAGAAAGGCTTCCGAATTTGCTAAAGGATTTATTCCGAATAGTATCAACATCGGATTAGATAGTAATTTTGCGATGTGGGTTGGCGAATTAATTCCCGATTTACAACAAGAAATTCTTTTGGTTGCTGAAAACCACGAAAAGGTTGAAGAAGCTATCATTAGATTGTCCAGAGTAGGTTATGACCATACTATCGGTTACCTTGAAGGTGGTTTTGAAGCTTGGACAAAAGCAGGAAAAGAAACAGATACTGTCAATAGAATTTCGGCTGATGATTTAGAAATTTTGGAAGAAATTCACTTAACGCCTGTTTTTGATGTCAGAAAGAAAAGCGAATATGAATCTGAACATTTAGTAGGCGCCATTAATATTCCTCTCAACGAAATCAATCTGCATTTGGCTGAGTTTCCAAAAGACAAACACTTTGTGGTGCATTGTCTTGGAGGTTATCGCAGTATGATTGCGGCTTCGATTTTAAAACAAAGAGGTTTTGAAAATTTTGTCGATGTGATTGGTGGATTCAATGAAATTAAATTAACGAATTTACCGATTACCAATTATGTTTGTCCAACAACCTTGTTATAA
- a CDS encoding Crp/Fnr family transcriptional regulator, with protein sequence MLELLKESYGFIFEEKLLEEIAQVSQLREFEEGDILIDFGDYIKNMPLLLSGAIKILREDFDEGELLLYFLEKGDTCAMTMACCLGETKSEIRAVAETNGKVVMIPVAKMEEWLGKYKSWRNYVFNSYNERLKEMLVAIDNLAFMNMDERLYNYLLDKAQINKTNSIQNTHQQIAYDLHTSRVVISRLLKALENEGKIKLHRASIELLRA encoded by the coding sequence ATGTTAGAATTATTAAAAGAAAGCTACGGTTTCATTTTTGAAGAAAAACTTCTTGAGGAAATTGCCCAAGTATCTCAACTCAGAGAATTTGAAGAAGGCGATATCTTGATTGATTTTGGTGATTATATCAAAAATATGCCTTTACTACTTTCGGGTGCGATTAAAATTCTCCGTGAAGATTTTGACGAAGGCGAATTGCTGTTGTATTTTTTAGAAAAAGGCGATACTTGTGCGATGACCATGGCCTGCTGTTTGGGTGAAACCAAAAGTGAAATTCGAGCAGTAGCTGAAACCAATGGTAAAGTTGTCATGATTCCGGTTGCAAAAATGGAAGAATGGCTAGGCAAATATAAGAGCTGGCGAAATTATGTTTTCAACAGCTATAATGAACGTCTTAAAGAAATGCTTGTGGCCATTGATAATCTGGCTTTCATGAACATGGATGAAAGACTTTACAATTATCTCTTAGACAAAGCCCAAATCAACAAAACCAATTCCATTCAAAATACCCATCAACAAATTGCCTATGATTTGCACACTTCTCGTGTGGTAATTTCCCGATTACTGAAAGCTTTAGAAAACGAGGGCAAAATCAAATTGCATCGCGCTTCGATTGAATTACTTCGAGCCTAA
- a CDS encoding DUF2892 domain-containing protein — protein sequence MKKNMGTLDKGIRVIMAAIFAYLYFSGTVKGTFGYVLLAFGVVFLLTSLVSFCPLYTLLGINTCERK from the coding sequence ATGAAGAAAAACATGGGAACTTTAGACAAAGGCATAAGAGTGATTATGGCTGCGATATTTGCTTATTTATATTTTAGCGGAACCGTTAAGGGAACTTTTGGTTATGTTCTGTTGGCTTTTGGCGTTGTCTTCTTGCTAACCAGTTTAGTTAGCTTTTGTCCTCTTTACACATTATTGGGAATCAACACTTGTGAAAGAAAATAA